Sequence from the Acidimicrobiales bacterium genome:
CGTGGGCGTCGTCGGCGCGTACTCGCGCGCCAGTGCCAACCAGGTCGTCGACCGGGCGGACCTCGTCTTCTTCGTCGGGACCGAGACCGGCAGCATGACGACGCACTCCTGGCGCGTCCCCGAGATCGGGACGCCCGCCCTTCAGCTCGACATCGAACCCACGCACCTCGGGCGGAACTACCCCCTCCTCGTCGCGCTCGCGGGCGACGCGAAGGCGACCCTCGCTCGGATGCTCGAGCTCGCCGGCGACGAGACCCCGGCGCGCGACGCGTGGCTCGAGGAGGTCCGGGAGCTGTGTGCCTCCTGGCGGCGCGAGCAGGCACCGCTGCTCGCCTCCGAGGAGGCGCCGACTCGACCCGAGCGCCTCTGCGCAGAGCTCGCCGAGCTCGTCGAGGACGACGCCATCGTCGTCGTCGACACGGGCCACGCCGGGATCTGGATGGGGGCCATGTTCGACGTCCGCTCGCCGGACCAGCGCTACCTGCGAAGCTGCGGCCACCTCGGCTGGGCGTTCCCCGCCGGCCTCGGGGCGCGCTGCGCGCGCCCCGACCGCCCCGTCCTCGTCTTCACCGGGGACGCCGGCTTCTGGTACCACATCGCCGAGCTCGAGACGGCGGTGCGGTGGGGCATCGACACGGTGACGGTCGTCAACAACAACAGCGCCGGCAACCAGTCCAAGCGGGGCTTCGAGCGCGCCTACGACGGCCAGCCGACCGAGCGCTCGCGCGAGCTGTGGACCTTCACCGACGTCGACTTCGCACGCCTCGCCGAGGACGTGGGCGCGTTCGGGGTGCGGGTCGACAAGCCGGGCGATCTCGCTGGCGCCATCGCCCGGGCGCGGGCCTCGGGCCGACCCGCGGTCGTCGACGTCCGGACCGACTGCGAGATCCTCGCACCCACGCCGTGGACCCCCGCCCCGCGGTGACGAGGCGGCACGGCGCCGGCTGGACGCCTCCCGAGGAGAGGAGCGAGCGATGAGCGAGACGCGGCCGAGCATCGAGACGGTGCGCGCCCTTGCGGCCAGGTACTCGAACTGGGGGCGCTGGGGCCCCGACGACCAGCGCGGCACGCTCAACCACGTGCGCGAGGAGGACCGGGTCAAGGCCGCGTCCCTCGTGCGCGCCGGCCGCGCCATCTCGATGGCGCTCCCGTTCGACGAGCACGGACCGCAGCAGGGCAGCTTCAACCGGTTCAACCCGATCCACCTCATGACGCGCGACGGCGCGGACGCCCTGGCGGGCACGTCGGTGCGCGACTTCTACGGGGGCGACGACCGCCACTTCCGCGGCACGGACGACATCGTGATCATGCCGCTGCAGTGCGGGACGCAGTGGGACTCCCTGGCCCACGTCGTGTTCGAGGGCAGGATCTACAACGGCTACGGGGCCGACCAGGTGTCGAGCAAGGGAGCGCTGAAGAACGACATCGCGAACGCGGCGAGCGACATGGTCGGGCGAGGCGTGCTCCTCGACGTCGCGCGCAGCCGCTCGGTCCCGTGGCTCGAGCCGGGCACGCCGATCGGGGCGGAAGACCTCGAGGCGGCCGCGCGCCGGGAGGGGGTCGACGTCGGGCGGGGCGACTTCGTCTTCGTCCGCACGGGTGCGCTCGCCCGGGTGCGCGCCGAGGGCAGGTGGGGAGACTACGCAGGCGGCCCCGCCCCGGGTCTCGGCCTCGCGAGCGTCGAGTGGGTGGCGGATCACGAGATCGCTGCCATCGCCACCGACACCTGGGGGATGGAGGTGCTGCCGAACGAGACGCCCGACGTCTTACAGCCGCTCCACATCATCTTCATCGTGTACCTGGGCCTGTCGGTCGGCGAGATCTTCGACCTCGAGCGCCTCGCCGAGGACTGCGCGAGCGACGGCGTCTACGAGTTCCTCTTCTGCGGGCCCCCGCTGCCCTTCACACGCGCCGTCGGGTCGCCCCTCAACCCGATGGCGATCAAGTAGGCCGTGGCTCGCCGAGACAGGTCAGGGCCCGAGGGCGACCGGCAGGCCGCGACCGGCGCGCCCGACCGGAGGACGTGGCGCTCCCCGCCGGGCTCGGACGGCGCCGCGCAGCGGACGGCAGCGGGCGCGCCGGCACGCCCGCAGCACCGCGAGGGCCGGTCGGTCGAGACCGCCGTCGACCTTCGACTCGTCCAGGAAGAGGGCAGGTGCAGTCGGTAGGGTTCATCGGCCTCGGGATCATGGGCGCCCCCATGGCGGTCAACCTCGCGCGAGCCGGCTTCGACGTCGTGGGGTTCAACCGCACCCCGGACAAGACGAGGCGGGTCGCCTCGAGCGGCGTGCGCCCGGCCTCGTCGATCGCCGAGGCAGTGACCGGGCGCGAGGCCGTGATCACCATGGTCCCCGACTCGTCCGACGTCCTCGAGGTCGCCCTCGGCGCCGGCGGGGTGTTCGAGCACGCCGCTCCGGGGCTCCTCTACGTGGACATGAGCACGATCCGCCCGGACGTGGCGGCGAGGATCGCGGCCGAAGGGACGGCGCGGGGGATCGACGTCGTCGACGCCCCGGTGAGCGGTGGCGAGGCCGGCGCCGTCGAGGCGACCCTCTCCATCATGGTGGGCGGCACCGAGCGGGCGTTCGAGCGGGCGCGCCCGCTGCTGCAGGCCCTCGGCAGCACGATCGTGCACGTCGGGCCGCCCGGCTCGGGCCAGACGGTGAAGGCGGCGAACCAGCTGATCGTCGCAGCGAACCTCCAGGGCCTCGCCGAGGCCATCGTCTTCCTCGAGGCGCACGGGGTCGAGACGGCCCGCGCCCTCGAGGTACTCCAAGGCGGCCTCGCGGGCAGCGCGGTCCTCGAGCGCAAGGCCCCGAGCATGCTCGCGCGCTCGTTCGACCCCGGCTTCCGCCTCGCGCT
This genomic interval carries:
- a CDS encoding thiamine pyrophosphate-binding protein; amino-acid sequence: MQHAPAEPVAPTGAEVLAEMLAAYGVTHLFMVPAVLRRTMAELERRTSIARIHTHGEKAAAYMADGYARAARRPGVCAAQVVGALNLAAGLREPWLAHSPVIAFTGGRDPATKFRPVYQEVDDLPAFEPVTKLNATIDDVARVPDMVSQAFRVATSGCPGPVHLQLRGNEAQIDAERAEMGPLVDARFATLPPFRPVADDGAIREALGHLRAARRPVLVAGGGVVASGAARELVALAEGLALPVATSLNGKEVIAGSHPLAVGVVGAYSRASANQVVDRADLVFFVGTETGSMTTHSWRVPEIGTPALQLDIEPTHLGRNYPLLVALAGDAKATLARMLELAGDETPARDAWLEEVRELCASWRREQAPLLASEEAPTRPERLCAELAELVEDDAIVVVDTGHAGIWMGAMFDVRSPDQRYLRSCGHLGWAFPAGLGARCARPDRPVLVFTGDAGFWYHIAELETAVRWGIDTVTVVNNNSAGNQSKRGFERAYDGQPTERSRELWTFTDVDFARLAEDVGAFGVRVDKPGDLAGAIARARASGRPAVVDVRTDCEILAPTPWTPAPR
- a CDS encoding cyclase family protein; this encodes MSETRPSIETVRALAARYSNWGRWGPDDQRGTLNHVREEDRVKAASLVRAGRAISMALPFDEHGPQQGSFNRFNPIHLMTRDGADALAGTSVRDFYGGDDRHFRGTDDIVIMPLQCGTQWDSLAHVVFEGRIYNGYGADQVSSKGALKNDIANAASDMVGRGVLLDVARSRSVPWLEPGTPIGAEDLEAAARREGVDVGRGDFVFVRTGALARVRAEGRWGDYAGGPAPGLGLASVEWVADHEIAAIATDTWGMEVLPNETPDVLQPLHIIFIVYLGLSVGEIFDLERLAEDCASDGVYEFLFCGPPLPFTRAVGSPLNPMAIK
- a CDS encoding 2-hydroxy-3-oxopropionate reductase; this encodes MQSVGFIGLGIMGAPMAVNLARAGFDVVGFNRTPDKTRRVASSGVRPASSIAEAVTGREAVITMVPDSSDVLEVALGAGGVFEHAAPGLLYVDMSTIRPDVAARIAAEGTARGIDVVDAPVSGGEAGAVEATLSIMVGGTERAFERARPLLQALGSTIVHVGPPGSGQTVKAANQLIVAANLQGLAEAIVFLEAHGVETARALEVLQGGLAGSAVLERKAPSMLARSFDPGFRLALFHKDLGIVQDAARERGVTTLLGALVAQIVGALVRRGDGDLDHSAVIRLVDSLSQPAPR